One segment of Vicia villosa cultivar HV-30 ecotype Madison, WI unplaced genomic scaffold, Vvil1.0 ctg.000168F_1_1, whole genome shotgun sequence DNA contains the following:
- the LOC131624884 gene encoding uncharacterized protein LOC131624884 — MDDSNHELVNMLTNQMGTVFNPIVQESAESNRQVVDQLTRLCNFLGAPQTPGRQPPQAHRQVVVHTPAGEDQIDDEIAQQNQIPRIRPNQGGIRGRHQQVLMVGRQQDADQFVEQYQHEEAAIENNLTTIIERIMARNELNTPLQRPTYYSPMAEYIVQTENPRGCKIPKYTKFGGETRELTVEHIARYLTESGDMANNESLRVKHFPSSLTKAAFTWFTTLPPISVDSWPKLEKLFHEQFYKGHSKISLVEFSNIKRRVAETIDDYLNRFHSLKAKCLTQVLEHELVQTAA; from the coding sequence ATGGATGATAGCAATCACGAGTTGGTGAACATGTTAACTAaccaaatgggaactgtttttaatCCTATAGTGCAGGAATCAGCGGAGTCGAACAGACAGGTAGTCGATCAACTCACTCGACTGTGCAACTTCCTAGGGGCACCTCAGACGCCTGGTCGACAACCCCCTCAAGCCCATAGGCAGGTTGTTGTGCATACACCTGCAGGAGAAGATCAAATAGATGATGAAATAGCACAACAAAATCAAATTCCCAGAATACGACCAAATCAAGGTGGGATACGAGGGAGACACCAGCAAGTCTTGATGGTGGGTCGACAACAAGACGCTGATCAGTTTGTCGAACAATATCAGCATGAAGAAGCGGCCATAGAAAATAATCTAACTACGATTATCGAAAGGATTATGGCCAGAAATGAACTGAATACCCCACTACAAAGGCCAACATACTATTCCCCGATGGCTGAATACATCGTGCAGACAGAAAACCCTAGAGGTTGCAAAATACCCAAGTATACCAAGTTCGGAGGAGAAACAAGAGAATTGACAGTCGAGCACATCGCCAGATATCTGACTGAATCAGGAGACATGGCGAACAACGAAAGTCTCAGAGTGAAACATTTTCCATCATCTCTCACTAAGGCGGCGTTTACATGGTTCACTACGTTACCTCCAATTTCTGTCGACTCATGGCCAAAATTAGAAAAACTCTTCCACGAGCAATTTTATAAGGGACATTCAAAAATTAGTCTGGTCGAATTTTCGAACATCAAAAGGAGGGTTGCCGAGACCATTGACGACTACCTAAATAGGTTTCATTCACTTAAGGCAAAATGTCTCACGCAGGTACTTGAACATGAACTGGTTCAGACGGCTGCATGA